The genome window CCATTTGCTAGATATACACTGAATAGTTTAATCGTCACCATCTTATCGACAATCGGCGAACTGCTAACAACGATTCTCGCCGCTTATGCCTTTTCACGAATTCACTTTTATGGCCGTGACATAGTCTTTGCCGTTTTACTTGGAACAATGATGGTACCTGGTGAGGTTCTATTAATCCCGAACTTTGTGACACTATCAAACCTTGGTTGGATTGATCAATACGAAGCACTGATTGTTCCATGGCTCGCAAGTATTTTCTCCATCTTTTTATTGCGTCAGTATTTTTTAGGGATCCCGCAAGAACTTTCGTATGCGGCGAAGATGGATGGATGCAGTAATTTCCGGTTCCTTTGGACAATTATGGTTCCATTAGCGAAACCAGCGCTAATAACAATCGCCCTTTTAAAAGCAATTGGCAGTTGGAACGCCTTTTTATGGCCACTAATTGTGACCCAATCAAAGGAAATGCGCACGCTACCTGTCGGACTCACCTCCTTTAGTACCGAGGCTGGGACCGTCTATGAATTACTCATGGCCGCATCAACCATGATTATTCTGCCAATGATTATTCTTTATTTAATTTTACAAAAATACATCATCGAAGGTGTATCGAAAGCTGGGATTAAAGGCTAGCACCATTTAAACCATTAAGGGGGGTGGTACTTCAACTCAAGCATCGTCCAGGTTCGATTTTGTATATTACTAAACTCAATTTAGGAGGATAAAACTTTGAAAAAATTATTCATGTCAGTTTTCACTTTATTATTCGTGCTCATCTTAGCTGCATGTGGAAATAGCGAGGCATCAACTAATACTGAAAATGAAAGCTCCGATTCAGAGAATGGCTCTGAAGAAGTGGTCATTGATTCACCGGTTGAAATTGAATTTTGGCACGCAATGAGCGGTGACCACGAGAAAGTTTTAACGGAAATTACAGATGATTTTAACGGTTCTCAAGAAAATATCACGGTAAAACTTGTAAACCAAGGCAGCTATGATGATTTGTCTAAAAAGAATATGGCCGCTGCAAAAGCAAATACTCTCCCTGTTATGACTCAAGCTTATGAAGATTGGATTACCGAATATCTTCAAAATGATTTAGTTGCAGACATAACTCCATATGTAAATCATTCAGAGTATGGTATGAGCGAAGAAGAATTAAATGATATCGTCGATGTTTTCCGTGAAGCCAATATTTGGGATGGAAAATATTATGGATTGCCTTTCAACAAAAGTACACGAATCATGTTCTACAACGTTGACTACCTAGAGGATGCTGGTGTTGAAGTACCAAAAACTTGGGAAGAACTTCGCGCTGCTTCTGAAAAGTTAACTGGGGAAAAAGACGGGAAACAAGTCGTTGGCCTTGGTTTAGAAAACTCTGTTACTTTAGAATTCAACCAGTGGGTTCACCAAGCTGGCGGAGAATATTTTAATGAAGCTAGCGGGGAGTTCATGATGAATTCTCCTGAAGGAAAAACGGCTTTAGAATTTGTAAATCGAATGATTCAAGATGGAATTGCACGTACAGCTGGTGAGGATGGTTATATGTCTGGGCCATTTACTCGTGGAGATGTAGCTCTTTATATCGGTTCTTCTGCGGGTATCCCTTATGTTGCCGGTCCAGCAGAGGAAAATGGGATTAACTGGTCTGCTGCCGTTCTACCTGCTGGTGAAGAAGCAGCCACTCCGTTTGCCGGAACGAATGTTTCCATTTTTGCCTCCGCTTCTGATGAGGAAAAACTAGCTGCTTGGGAATACATGAAATTCCTTATCAACACTGAAAACACAACGAAATGGGCTATGGCT of Bacillaceae bacterium S4-13-56 contains these proteins:
- a CDS encoding carbohydrate ABC transporter permease, producing the protein MQKAALSKGFIYLILILGSALMLLPFIWMVSTSLKSAGEVMRMPPVWIPSDLKWENYAIAWEMAPFARYTLNSLIVTILSTIGELLTTILAAYAFSRIHFYGRDIVFAVLLGTMMVPGEVLLIPNFVTLSNLGWIDQYEALIVPWLASIFSIFLLRQYFLGIPQELSYAAKMDGCSNFRFLWTIMVPLAKPALITIALLKAIGSWNAFLWPLIVTQSKEMRTLPVGLTSFSTEAGTVYELLMAASTMIILPMIILYLILQKYIIEGVSKAGIKG
- a CDS encoding ABC transporter substrate-binding protein is translated as MKKLFMSVFTLLFVLILAACGNSEASTNTENESSDSENGSEEVVIDSPVEIEFWHAMSGDHEKVLTEITDDFNGSQENITVKLVNQGSYDDLSKKNMAAAKANTLPVMTQAYEDWITEYLQNDLVADITPYVNHSEYGMSEEELNDIVDVFREANIWDGKYYGLPFNKSTRIMFYNVDYLEDAGVEVPKTWEELRAASEKLTGEKDGKQVVGLGLENSVTLEFNQWVHQAGGEYFNEASGEFMMNSPEGKTALEFVNRMIQDGIARTAGEDGYMSGPFTRGDVALYIGSSAGIPYVAGPAEENGINWSAAVLPAGEEAATPFAGTNVSIFASASDEEKLAAWEYMKFLINTENTTKWAMASGYLPVRYSALESEEWKAYTAENPAYGVGEQQFDAGFYDPRIVGAYGLKNAVAKELDRVLLGELTVEEGLEAAEAMANKELGK